A stretch of the Azospirillum brasilense genome encodes the following:
- a CDS encoding M20 aminoacylase family protein: protein MVRTIDGTEALTADMTAWRRDLHAHPETAFEEERTSDFVAEKLASFGLEVHRGLAKTGVVGVLRNGEGPAVAFRADMDALHIHEQTNLPHASRNPGRMHACGHDGHTAMLLGAARHLSAHPNFQGTIAFVFQPAEENEGGGRVMVEEGLFEKFPVEQVYGMHNWPGLEVGKIALRPGPIMAAYDIFELTLTGKGTHAAMPHLGTDTILAGTQIVNAWQTIASRSVHPVDSAVVSVTQFHAGDTWNVLPATAVLRGTTRTFRKEVQDMVERRMGELAKAIATGFGVEAEMRYERRYPSTVNEAGATELARSAAAGVVGESGLDLDPMPSMGAEDFAFMLQQRPGCYVWVGAGPSDGGRNLHSPHYDFNDAVLPIGLSYWVRLAETVLPRAA from the coding sequence ATGGTGAGGACGATCGACGGGACGGAGGCGCTGACGGCCGACATGACCGCGTGGCGGCGCGACCTGCACGCCCACCCGGAAACGGCTTTCGAGGAGGAGCGGACCAGCGATTTCGTGGCGGAGAAGCTGGCCTCCTTCGGGCTGGAGGTTCACCGCGGCCTCGCCAAGACCGGCGTGGTCGGCGTGCTGCGCAACGGCGAGGGGCCGGCGGTCGCCTTCCGCGCCGACATGGACGCCCTGCACATCCACGAGCAGACCAACCTGCCCCACGCGTCGCGCAATCCGGGGCGCATGCACGCCTGCGGGCATGACGGGCACACGGCGATGCTGCTGGGCGCGGCGCGCCACCTGTCGGCGCATCCCAACTTCCAGGGCACCATCGCCTTCGTCTTCCAGCCCGCGGAGGAGAACGAGGGCGGCGGGCGTGTGATGGTCGAGGAGGGGCTGTTCGAGAAGTTCCCCGTCGAGCAGGTCTACGGCATGCACAACTGGCCGGGGCTGGAGGTCGGCAAGATCGCGCTGCGCCCCGGCCCCATCATGGCCGCCTACGACATCTTCGAACTGACCCTGACCGGCAAGGGCACCCACGCCGCCATGCCCCATCTGGGCACCGACACGATCCTGGCCGGCACCCAGATCGTCAACGCCTGGCAGACCATTGCCAGCCGCAGCGTGCATCCGGTCGATTCCGCCGTGGTCAGCGTCACGCAGTTTCACGCGGGCGATACGTGGAATGTCCTTCCGGCCACCGCCGTCCTGCGTGGAACCACCCGCACCTTCCGCAAGGAGGTGCAGGACATGGTGGAGCGCCGCATGGGCGAACTGGCGAAGGCCATCGCCACCGGCTTCGGGGTCGAGGCGGAGATGCGCTACGAGCGCCGCTACCCGTCGACGGTGAACGAGGCCGGGGCGACCGAGCTGGCCCGCAGCGCCGCCGCCGGAGTCGTCGGCGAATCGGGGCTGGACCTGGACCCGATGCCCAGCATGGGCGCTGAGGATTTCGCCTTCATGCTGCAACAGCGGCCGGGCTGCTACGTCTGGGTCGGCGCCGGGCCGTCGGACGGCGGTCGCAACCTGCACAGCCCGCATTACGACTTCAACGACGCGGTCCTGCCCATCGGCCTCAGCTATTGGGTGCGGCTGGCCGAAACGGTGCTGCCGCGCGCGGCGTGA
- a CDS encoding branched-chain amino acid ABC transporter permease yields MIDPYYLQQLAIGLSLGMTYALMAIGFTLIFGVLNVVNFAHGEVYTLGAFAGLVLISATAPPIFAVIFIALAIGAMAGFSLERIAFKPFRRFTDEASLKSRAMRESTLLSSLAVSIVVREALEIVFGSQMRSVPFEYLINTPVRIGPVILVTGDFIIFGVAAAMLIGLQYLLTRTRIGLSIRAVSNNPLGAKYVGIDTDRTIIMTFVVGSMMGAAAGILTGLYYGAIFPAMGFVPGIKAFVAMVMGGLSSIPGAVICALILGISESMATTFVSSGWSDMVAYGFLILTLIFFPNGLFGARRERV; encoded by the coding sequence ATGATCGACCCTTACTACCTCCAGCAGCTCGCCATCGGGCTGTCGCTGGGGATGACCTACGCGCTGATGGCGATCGGCTTCACGCTGATCTTCGGCGTGCTGAACGTCGTCAACTTCGCCCATGGCGAGGTCTACACGCTGGGCGCCTTCGCCGGGCTGGTGCTGATTTCCGCGACGGCCCCGCCGATCTTCGCGGTGATCTTCATCGCCCTGGCGATCGGCGCCATGGCCGGATTCTCGCTGGAGCGGATCGCCTTCAAACCCTTCCGCCGCTTCACCGACGAGGCGTCGCTGAAGTCGCGGGCGATGCGCGAATCCACCCTGCTCTCCTCGCTCGCCGTGTCCATCGTGGTGCGCGAGGCGCTGGAGATCGTGTTCGGGTCGCAGATGCGCTCCGTCCCGTTCGAGTACCTGATCAACACGCCGGTGCGCATCGGGCCGGTGATCCTGGTGACCGGCGACTTCATCATCTTCGGCGTGGCTGCGGCGATGCTGATCGGTCTCCAGTATCTGCTGACCCGCACCCGCATCGGCCTGTCGATCCGGGCGGTGTCGAACAACCCGCTGGGCGCCAAGTATGTCGGCATCGACACCGACCGCACCATCATCATGACCTTCGTCGTCGGCTCGATGATGGGGGCCGCGGCCGGCATTCTGACCGGGCTCTATTACGGGGCGATCTTCCCCGCCATGGGCTTCGTGCCCGGCATCAAGGCCTTCGTCGCCATGGTGATGGGCGGGCTGTCCTCGATTCCCGGTGCGGTGATCTGCGCCCTGATCCTGGGCATCTCGGAGAGCATGGCGACGACCTTCGTGTCGTCGGGCTGGTCGGACATGGTGGCCTACGGCTTCCTGATCCTGACCCTGATCTTCTTCCCCAACGGACTGTTCGGAGCGCGCCGTGAACGTGTCTGA
- a CDS encoding ABC transporter ATP-binding protein: MSQPHSDAPILAIENLHVTMGPQEILHGIDLTVAQGAIVAVLGSNGVGKTTLMRAISGVYRASRGGIAFRGEPIANLPAHRIVKLGLSQAPEGRQIFSNMSVRENLVLGGGDIGLGELDRMLDMFPVLRERLRQNAGSLSGGEQQMLCIARALMRRPALLLLDEPSLGLAPMVVAQIFDLVQRIRAEGVSILLVEQNARAALRVADHAAVMEDGRIVLAGPAAQLRDDPRIAEAYLGGHAH, from the coding sequence ATGAGCCAGCCGCACTCCGACGCGCCGATCCTCGCGATCGAGAACCTGCACGTCACCATGGGGCCGCAGGAGATTCTGCACGGCATCGACTTGACCGTGGCGCAGGGCGCCATCGTCGCCGTGCTGGGCTCCAACGGCGTCGGCAAGACGACGCTGATGCGGGCGATCTCCGGCGTCTACCGGGCGAGCCGGGGCGGCATCGCCTTCCGCGGCGAGCCCATCGCCAACCTGCCCGCCCACCGCATCGTCAAGCTCGGCCTGTCGCAGGCGCCGGAAGGCCGCCAAATCTTCTCCAACATGAGCGTGCGGGAGAATCTGGTGCTCGGCGGCGGCGACATCGGGCTCGGCGAACTCGACCGGATGCTCGACATGTTTCCGGTCCTGCGGGAACGCCTGCGGCAGAACGCCGGGTCGCTGTCGGGCGGCGAGCAGCAGATGCTGTGCATCGCCCGCGCCCTGATGCGCCGCCCCGCCCTGCTTCTGCTCGACGAGCCGTCGCTGGGGCTGGCCCCGATGGTGGTCGCGCAGATCTTCGATCTGGTGCAGCGCATCCGGGCGGAGGGCGTGTCGATCCTGCTGGTCGAGCAGAACGCCCGCGCCGCCCTGCGGGTCGCCGACCACGCCGCGGTGATGGAGGACGGGCGCATCGTGCTGGCCGGCCCGGCCGCCCAGCTCCGCGACGATCCCCGCATCGCCGAAGCCTATCTCGGCGGGCACGCGCATTGA
- a CDS encoding ABC transporter ATP-binding protein, with the protein MTHLLDIRNVSRRFGGVLAVNDVTGHVDEGELVGLIGPNGAGKTTLFNLISGFTPLSSGTVTFDGRTISGLKTNQVARLGISRTFQNLRVFPNMSVFDNVSVGAVGALPQGALGALFGSLAGGGARSAEISRRTWEALEAVGLTHVAGELAANLPYGQRKYLEIARALAMQPRFLILDEPAAGLNDTETRALADFIKRLHGTGLTIMLVEHDMTLVMSICQRILVLASGRKIADGPPDAIRRDPAVLEAYLGVDA; encoded by the coding sequence ATGACCCATCTTCTCGACATCCGCAACGTCAGCCGCCGCTTCGGCGGCGTGCTGGCCGTCAACGACGTGACCGGCCATGTGGACGAGGGCGAGCTGGTCGGGCTGATCGGCCCGAACGGCGCCGGCAAGACCACCCTGTTCAACCTGATCTCCGGCTTCACGCCGCTGTCGTCGGGCACCGTCACCTTCGACGGCCGGACCATCAGCGGGCTGAAGACCAACCAGGTGGCCCGGCTGGGCATCAGCCGCACCTTCCAGAACCTGCGCGTCTTCCCGAACATGTCGGTCTTCGACAACGTGTCGGTGGGCGCGGTGGGCGCGCTGCCGCAGGGGGCGCTGGGCGCGCTGTTCGGCTCCCTCGCCGGGGGCGGCGCCCGCTCCGCCGAGATCAGCCGCCGCACCTGGGAGGCGCTGGAGGCGGTCGGCCTGACCCATGTGGCGGGCGAGCTGGCGGCCAACCTGCCCTACGGCCAGCGCAAGTATCTGGAGATCGCCCGCGCGCTGGCGATGCAGCCGCGCTTCCTGATCCTCGACGAACCGGCCGCCGGCCTGAACGACACCGAGACGCGCGCACTGGCCGACTTCATCAAGCGGCTGCACGGCACCGGCCTGACCATCATGCTGGTGGAGCACGACATGACGCTGGTCATGAGCATCTGCCAGCGCATCCTGGTGCTCGCCTCCGGCCGCAAGATCGCCGACGGCCCGCCCGACGCCATCCGCCGCGATCCGGCAGTCTTGGAAGCCTATCTGGGGGTGGACGCATGA
- a CDS encoding L-2-amino-thiazoline-4-carboxylic acid hydrolase encodes MAEDTKAPAAPDHATQLRNAYAMRAASYAHMFDVLRERYGTETALDIGREATRRLGEAMGVKYAAHGPDDLAGLCHAFLDGIPNRDSMFAPEIKRCDGDALEIHFHRCPLKEAWQAQGKSDEDLELLCNMAGAIDGGLFEAAGFVFRGETWKPGDEGCCRLKVLPGPKAA; translated from the coding sequence ATGGCTGAAGACACCAAGGCGCCTGCCGCCCCCGACCACGCCACGCAGCTCCGCAACGCCTACGCGATGCGGGCCGCGTCCTACGCCCACATGTTCGACGTGCTGCGCGAGCGCTACGGCACCGAGACGGCGCTGGACATCGGGCGCGAGGCAACCCGCCGGCTCGGCGAGGCGATGGGCGTGAAGTACGCGGCGCACGGCCCTGACGACCTTGCCGGCCTGTGCCACGCCTTCCTCGATGGCATCCCCAACCGCGATTCCATGTTCGCACCGGAGATCAAGCGCTGCGACGGCGACGCGCTGGAAATCCATTTCCACCGCTGTCCCCTGAAGGAGGCGTGGCAGGCCCAGGGCAAGTCCGACGAGGATCTGGAACTGCTCTGCAACATGGCCGGCGCCATCGACGGCGGCCTGTTCGAGGCGGCCGGCTTCGTCTTCCGCGGCGAGACCTGGAAGCCCGGTGACGAAGGCTGTTGCCGTCTGAAGGTCCTGCCCGGCCCGAAGGCCGCCTGA
- a CDS encoding NAD(P)/FAD-dependent oxidoreductase produces the protein MKAIEKKTGVPGTGGIWQRPDSLWEATAPPPPALPVLEHAVDTDLLVIGGGFTGLSAALHAAESGKRAVVLEASEIGRGASGRNNGQVIPTLTRPDPEDLVAKFGPERGERFVALIRNSAETLFALIRRLGIDCAAEQTGWVQPVHSPGRIAIAERRAKQWGSRGAPVELLDRAGISDLLGTDAYYGGWMNRSGGHINPLALARGLAGKAVEAGASVFINSPVLSVERRGDRWVARTPAGTVTAHALVLSTNGYAAAVFPEIRTEVVPVLSWQMATQPLDEAQRRSILPGRQAMSDTHGDLRFMRYTADHRLVSGGALLFPIDGADRLRRIVGLRLASMFPTLRGLRFDHVWNGRIAMTTDYTPRVHQLGPNAFTWAGCNGRGVALSVSLGRELAHAALGRDPAELALPLTEPRPLPFNDLLQRIGPFKLLQYRWNDIREI, from the coding sequence GTGAAGGCGATAGAGAAGAAGACCGGTGTTCCTGGAACCGGCGGCATCTGGCAACGGCCCGACTCTCTTTGGGAGGCCACGGCCCCGCCGCCGCCGGCCCTTCCGGTGCTCGAACACGCGGTGGACACCGACCTGCTGGTGATCGGCGGCGGCTTCACCGGCCTGTCGGCAGCCCTGCACGCCGCCGAATCGGGCAAGCGCGCCGTCGTCCTGGAGGCGTCGGAGATCGGGCGCGGCGCGTCCGGACGCAACAACGGGCAGGTCATCCCGACCCTGACCCGCCCCGACCCCGAGGATCTGGTCGCCAAGTTCGGGCCGGAGCGGGGCGAGCGCTTCGTCGCGCTGATCCGCAACAGCGCCGAAACCCTGTTCGCCCTGATTCGCCGCCTGGGCATCGACTGCGCCGCCGAGCAAACCGGCTGGGTGCAGCCGGTCCATTCGCCGGGCCGCATCGCCATCGCCGAACGGCGGGCGAAGCAATGGGGCAGCCGGGGCGCTCCGGTGGAGCTTCTCGATCGCGCCGGCATTTCGGACCTGCTGGGCACCGATGCCTATTACGGCGGCTGGATGAACCGCAGCGGCGGCCACATCAACCCGCTGGCGCTGGCCCGCGGGCTGGCTGGCAAGGCGGTCGAGGCCGGCGCGTCGGTCTTCATCAACTCCCCCGTCCTGTCGGTGGAGCGGCGCGGCGACCGCTGGGTCGCCCGCACGCCGGCCGGCACGGTGACCGCCCATGCCCTGGTGCTGAGCACCAACGGCTACGCCGCCGCGGTCTTCCCAGAGATCCGGACGGAGGTCGTGCCGGTCCTGTCCTGGCAGATGGCCACCCAGCCGCTGGACGAGGCGCAGCGTCGCAGCATCCTGCCCGGCCGTCAGGCCATGTCGGACACCCACGGCGACCTGCGCTTCATGCGCTACACCGCCGACCACCGGCTGGTCAGCGGCGGCGCACTGCTGTTCCCCATCGACGGGGCCGACCGGCTGCGCCGCATCGTCGGCCTGCGGCTGGCCTCCATGTTCCCCACCCTGCGCGGCCTGCGCTTCGACCATGTGTGGAACGGGCGGATCGCCATGACCACCGACTACACCCCGCGGGTCCACCAGCTCGGCCCCAACGCCTTCACCTGGGCGGGCTGCAACGGGCGCGGCGTCGCCCTGTCCGTCTCGCTGGGGCGGGAGCTGGCCCACGCGGCGCTGGGCCGCGATCCCGCCGAGCTGGCGCTGCCGCTGACCGAGCCGCGGCCCCTGCCCTTCAACGACCTGCTGCAACGCATCGGTCCGTTCAAACTCCTGCAATACCGCTGGAACGACATCCGGGAAATCTGA
- a CDS encoding ABC transporter substrate-binding protein — MTALKTASLAALMTGALAGTALAADTVKLGYQLPLTGETAQYGQDFRKAAEIALAEFNAAGKPFKAEIVFEDSRSDAKEGTNIARKFVDDKEIVGVLGDFTSGVSMASAQVYKDAGMPQLSQTASHPDYTKISKYQFRNIATQAQEGPYNAKWMLSKGYKNIAVIAEQTDWGQSVVSGFTDGVKANGGTVVFSEFFNRGLKDYRSLISKLERAKPDAIYTGFFYEDGAQFLRQVQQLGIKTPVYSTSAAYSPKLIELAGEAAEGVHLTSNFLPTDPAPHIQHFVTEWKAASNGAVPGQFPAQAYDAVRIMLAAVEKAYPNPTREKVRDALAQTKDFAGVTGKTSFSADREAEKELVKVEVKGGAFVPVAD; from the coding sequence ATGACCGCCCTGAAGACCGCCTCCCTCGCCGCCCTGATGACCGGTGCGCTTGCCGGCACCGCCCTGGCCGCCGACACCGTCAAGCTCGGCTACCAGCTGCCGCTGACCGGCGAGACCGCCCAGTACGGCCAGGACTTCCGCAAGGCCGCCGAGATCGCCCTGGCCGAGTTCAACGCCGCCGGCAAGCCGTTCAAGGCCGAGATCGTCTTCGAGGACAGCCGCTCCGACGCCAAGGAGGGCACCAACATCGCCCGCAAGTTCGTGGACGACAAGGAGATCGTCGGCGTCCTGGGCGACTTCACCTCGGGCGTGTCGATGGCCTCGGCGCAGGTCTACAAGGACGCCGGGATGCCGCAGCTCTCGCAGACGGCCTCGCACCCCGACTACACCAAGATCTCCAAGTACCAGTTCCGCAACATCGCCACCCAGGCGCAGGAAGGCCCCTACAACGCCAAGTGGATGCTGTCCAAGGGCTACAAGAACATCGCCGTCATCGCCGAGCAGACCGACTGGGGCCAGTCCGTCGTCTCCGGCTTCACCGACGGCGTGAAGGCCAACGGCGGCACGGTGGTCTTCTCCGAGTTCTTCAACCGCGGCCTGAAGGACTACCGCTCGCTGATCAGCAAGCTGGAGCGTGCGAAGCCGGACGCCATCTACACCGGCTTCTTCTACGAGGACGGCGCGCAGTTCCTGCGTCAGGTGCAGCAGCTCGGCATCAAGACCCCGGTCTACTCGACCTCGGCCGCCTACAGCCCGAAGCTGATCGAGCTGGCCGGCGAAGCCGCGGAAGGCGTGCACCTGACCTCGAACTTCCTGCCGACCGACCCGGCCCCGCACATCCAGCATTTCGTGACGGAGTGGAAGGCCGCCTCCAACGGCGCGGTTCCGGGCCAGTTCCCGGCCCAGGCCTATGACGCCGTGCGCATCATGCTGGCCGCGGTCGAGAAGGCCTACCCGAACCCGACCCGCGAGAAGGTGCGTGACGCCCTGGCCCAGACCAAGGACTTCGCCGGCGTGACCGGCAAGACCAGCTTCAGCGCCGACCGCGAGGCCGAGAAGGAGCTGGTGAAGGTCGAGGTCAAGGGCGGCGCCTTCGTGCCGGTCGCCGACTGA
- a CDS encoding TetR/AcrR family transcriptional regulator: MSKDARIDARNKVRDAAIALFAQKGVKATTIKDIARAAGVSEGALYRHWASKEELAAALFAAEYTALSHDLRAAAGSGPAPQRLRRVIAWAFGLVEAAPDRARFLLLSQHDALPLVPDGLETPVDVVCAIVGDGIAEGSIVDADREALAHTVIGAIVLNIQSHVYGRQMAPLGTLADTVADALLRGLSTGKGA; encoded by the coding sequence ATGTCCAAAGACGCCCGCATCGACGCACGCAACAAGGTCCGGGACGCCGCCATCGCGCTGTTCGCCCAGAAGGGGGTGAAGGCGACGACCATCAAGGACATCGCCCGCGCCGCCGGGGTGTCGGAGGGGGCGCTGTACCGCCATTGGGCCAGCAAGGAGGAGCTTGCCGCCGCCCTGTTCGCCGCCGAATACACCGCCCTGTCGCATGACCTGCGCGCGGCGGCGGGGAGCGGCCCGGCGCCGCAGCGGCTGCGCCGCGTCATCGCCTGGGCTTTCGGGCTGGTCGAGGCGGCGCCGGACCGCGCGCGCTTCCTCCTGCTGTCACAGCACGACGCTCTGCCGCTGGTTCCAGACGGGCTGGAGACGCCGGTGGACGTGGTCTGCGCCATCGTCGGCGACGGCATCGCGGAGGGGAGCATCGTCGATGCCGACCGCGAGGCGCTGGCCCACACCGTGATCGGCGCCATCGTCCTCAACATCCAGTCGCACGTTTACGGACGGCAGATGGCGCCGCTCGGCACGTTGGCCGACACGGTCGCCGACGCGCTGCTGCGCGGCCTGTCCACCGGAAAGGGAGCCTGA
- a CDS encoding L-2-amino-thiazoline-4-carboxylic acid hydrolase — MTEPTDTPPAKPVMGMLERRGIEAAILKPVYEEMAARLGEAVAQDILGAAITRAAVDSAAAFAATEPNGTSLKSFADLQPLWTKDDALRLEVLHQDETRFDYNVTRCRYAEMYREMGLGHIGHLLSCNRDAAFCTGYDPSIKMERTQTIMQGASHCDFRYRVDKPQG, encoded by the coding sequence ATGACCGAACCGACCGACACGCCGCCGGCCAAGCCGGTGATGGGCATGCTGGAGCGCCGCGGGATCGAGGCGGCGATCCTGAAGCCGGTCTATGAGGAGATGGCCGCCCGGCTGGGCGAGGCGGTGGCGCAGGACATCCTGGGCGCCGCCATCACCCGCGCCGCGGTGGATTCCGCCGCGGCCTTCGCCGCCACCGAGCCGAACGGCACCAGCCTGAAAAGCTTCGCCGACCTGCAGCCGCTGTGGACCAAGGACGACGCGCTGCGGCTGGAGGTGCTGCACCAGGACGAGACGCGGTTCGACTACAACGTCACCCGCTGCCGCTACGCCGAGATGTACCGGGAGATGGGGCTGGGTCACATCGGCCACCTGTTGTCCTGCAACCGCGACGCCGCCTTCTGCACGGGCTACGACCCGTCGATCAAGATGGAGCGGACGCAGACGATCATGCAGGGCGCCAGCCATTGCGACTTCCGCTACCGGGTGGACAAGCCGCAAGGCTGA
- a CDS encoding methyl-accepting chemotaxis protein produces MLLVSRTDTRGKITFVNKAFVDISGFSETELIGAPHNVVRHPDMPPAAFANLWETIKDGRPWEGLVKNRSKNGDHYWVKANVTPITEKGVVTEYISIRTKPSREAVAEAERIYAEIRAGRGQQYGLLDGQIVRRGFGVWLGNLVSSIAGRILATTGLLLLTIMVLGWLSLTGSDSVEIFAGLMLFGLLVAGVGTLSVLGTVRRPLGLVETHLDAIARGDLMTNVPSSGVAEFARIRSQIRAVKAKLSYSIQERAERQRQAEEERITALQAMAETVEREASHAVEQVALRTGGMAQDADAMATSAERVSINAQNVAAAAEEALANAQTVAAATEELAASIREISAQIAHSSAVTRRAVENGQRTQGTIQSLSEAVGRIDEVVKLITDIASQTNLLALNATIEAARAGEAGKGFAVVAQEVKNLANQTARSTEEITRLIAEIQGVTGTAVGAVAEIGDTIGEIDQISSAIAAAMEEQAAATQEISRNVVETSNAAQEVSVRIAAVSSDADQTGSQASGVRAGSDEVATSIDELRRVLVRVVRTSTSDADRRRSPRYRVNEACGVVVHGRDQSGTLTDLSNGGAMLSGIAGLGVGDRGTLRLDRFGLSVAFEVRAIDKAAVHVRFAESDVAQPRFRDVFTQLTRGLQPVAA; encoded by the coding sequence ATGCTGCTTGTGTCGCGAACCGACACCCGCGGCAAAATTACGTTCGTCAATAAAGCATTCGTTGATATTAGCGGATTCTCAGAAACCGAATTAATCGGCGCGCCCCACAACGTTGTCCGCCATCCGGACATGCCCCCGGCGGCCTTCGCCAACCTGTGGGAAACCATCAAGGACGGCCGGCCATGGGAAGGTCTGGTCAAGAACCGCTCCAAAAACGGTGACCATTACTGGGTGAAGGCAAACGTCACCCCGATCACCGAGAAGGGCGTGGTGACGGAGTACATCTCGATCCGCACCAAGCCGAGCCGCGAGGCGGTGGCGGAGGCGGAGCGCATCTACGCCGAGATCCGCGCCGGGCGCGGCCAGCAGTACGGGTTGCTGGACGGCCAGATCGTCCGCCGCGGCTTCGGGGTCTGGCTGGGCAATCTGGTGTCCAGCATCGCCGGCCGCATCCTGGCGACCACCGGCCTTCTCCTGCTGACCATCATGGTCCTCGGCTGGCTGAGCCTGACCGGCAGTGACAGCGTCGAGATCTTCGCGGGGCTGATGCTGTTCGGCCTGCTGGTGGCCGGCGTCGGCACGCTCAGCGTGCTGGGGACGGTCCGCCGTCCGCTCGGGCTCGTTGAAACCCATCTCGACGCCATCGCCCGCGGCGACCTGATGACCAACGTTCCCAGTTCCGGTGTGGCGGAGTTCGCGCGCATCCGGTCGCAGATCCGCGCCGTCAAGGCGAAGCTGAGCTACTCCATCCAGGAGCGCGCCGAGCGCCAGCGCCAAGCGGAGGAGGAGCGCATCACCGCCCTCCAGGCCATGGCCGAGACGGTGGAGCGCGAGGCCAGCCACGCGGTGGAGCAGGTGGCCCTGCGCACCGGCGGCATGGCCCAGGACGCCGACGCCATGGCGACCTCCGCGGAGCGGGTCAGCATCAACGCGCAGAACGTCGCCGCGGCGGCGGAGGAGGCTCTGGCCAACGCCCAGACCGTGGCGGCGGCGACGGAGGAGCTGGCGGCCTCGATCCGCGAGATCTCCGCGCAGATCGCCCATTCCAGCGCGGTCACCCGCCGCGCCGTGGAGAACGGCCAGCGCACCCAGGGCACCATCCAGTCGCTGTCCGAGGCGGTCGGCCGCATCGACGAGGTGGTCAAGCTGATCACCGACATCGCCAGCCAGACCAACCTGCTGGCGCTGAACGCGACCATCGAGGCGGCGCGTGCGGGCGAGGCCGGCAAGGGCTTCGCGGTGGTGGCGCAGGAGGTCAAGAACCTCGCCAACCAGACCGCCCGCTCGACCGAGGAGATCACCCGCCTGATCGCCGAGATCCAGGGGGTGACCGGCACCGCCGTGGGTGCGGTGGCGGAGATCGGCGACACCATCGGCGAGATCGACCAGATCTCCAGCGCCATCGCCGCCGCGATGGAGGAGCAGGCCGCCGCCACCCAGGAAATCAGCCGCAACGTGGTGGAGACCTCCAACGCCGCCCAGGAGGTGTCGGTGCGCATCGCCGCCGTCTCCAGCGACGCCGACCAGACCGGGTCCCAGGCCTCGGGCGTGCGGGCCGGCTCGGACGAGGTGGCGACCAGCATCGACGAGCTGCGCCGCGTGCTGGTGCGCGTCGTCCGCACCTCCACCAGCGACGCCGACCGCCGCCGCAGCCCGCGCTACCGGGTGAACGAGGCCTGCGGCGTCGTGGTGCATGGGCGCGACCAGTCCGGCACCCTGACCGACCTGTCGAACGGCGGCGCCATGCTGAGCGGGATCGCCGGCCTCGGCGTGGGCGACCGCGGCACCCTGCGGCTCGACCGCTTCGGCCTGTCCGTCGCCTTCGAGGTGCGGGCCATCGACAAGGCGGCGGTCCATGTCCGCTTCGCCGAAAGCGACGTGGCCCAGCCGCGCTTCCGCGACGTCTTCACCCAGCTCACCCGCGGGCTTCAGCCGGTGGCCGCCTGA
- a CDS encoding branched-chain amino acid ABC transporter permease encodes MNVSDLSAPRRGQGALIPLLLALLVFVGLPALLAGFDRGYFYQIANLALIFILLSASMHLVTGVAGLLHLGHAAFYGVGAYTAALLSTKFGLGFTVTLPLSGLVAALIAFLVALPTMRLVSIYFAVATLAIGQMLYLVMLNWVEFTKGPNGIIVTKGLELFGFSLSGRLATYYTVATVVALCVLAIGRLSHSYYGNALRSIREDDQCADAMGVSTARLKMEAFTLSAFFAGVAGSLWAHMTGYISPGDFKFSESILILAMVVVGGLGSLPGAVIGALLLILLPEGLRAFGDFRNIMVGLVMFLSILLLPKGLLGEVSALQLARRQLGAAWRNTVKGEGIGWR; translated from the coding sequence GTGAACGTGTCTGACCTGTCGGCGCCGCGCCGCGGGCAGGGCGCGCTGATTCCGCTCCTGCTCGCCCTGCTGGTCTTCGTCGGGCTGCCCGCCCTGCTGGCCGGCTTCGACCGCGGCTATTTTTATCAGATCGCCAATCTGGCGCTGATCTTCATCCTGCTGTCCGCCTCCATGCATCTGGTCACCGGGGTGGCCGGGCTGCTGCATCTCGGGCACGCCGCCTTCTACGGGGTGGGCGCCTACACCGCCGCCCTGCTCTCGACCAAGTTCGGGCTGGGCTTCACGGTGACGCTGCCGCTGTCCGGTCTGGTGGCGGCGCTGATCGCCTTCCTGGTGGCGCTGCCGACCATGCGGCTGGTCAGCATCTATTTCGCCGTGGCGACGCTGGCCATCGGGCAGATGCTCTATCTGGTCATGCTGAACTGGGTGGAATTCACCAAGGGCCCCAACGGCATCATCGTCACCAAGGGCCTGGAGCTGTTCGGCTTCAGCCTGTCGGGCCGGCTCGCCACCTACTACACGGTGGCGACGGTGGTGGCGCTGTGCGTGCTGGCGATCGGGCGGCTCAGCCACTCCTATTACGGCAACGCCCTGCGCTCGATCCGCGAGGACGACCAGTGCGCCGACGCCATGGGCGTCAGCACGGCGCGCCTGAAGATGGAGGCCTTCACCCTGTCGGCCTTCTTCGCCGGGGTGGCGGGCAGCCTGTGGGCGCACATGACCGGCTACATCTCGCCGGGCGACTTCAAGTTCTCCGAATCCATCCTGATCCTGGCGATGGTGGTGGTCGGCGGCCTGGGCAGCCTGCCCGGCGCGGTGATCGGCGCGCTCCTGCTGATCCTGCTGCCGGAGGGGCTGCGCGCCTTCGGCGACTTCCGCAACATCATGGTCGGTCTGGTGATGTTCCTGTCGATCCTGCTGCTGCCCAAGGGCCTGCTGGGCGAGGTCTCCGCGCTCCAGCTCGCGCGGCGCCAGCTGGGCGCGGCGTGGCGCAACACCGTGAAGGGCGAAGGGATCGGCTGGCGATGA